From one bacterium genomic stretch:
- a CDS encoding NIL domain-containing protein: protein MVKEKSKIVRRKVYLTFPAAKTREAIICDMYDQYKVRFNVRSASVNDMIGLIALELEGPEDDMNKALEYFKKRGVQVEPIELDVMAG, encoded by the coding sequence ATGGTGAAGGAAAAATCGAAAATCGTGCGCCGGAAGGTCTATCTCACCTTCCCGGCGGCCAAGACCCGCGAGGCGATCATCTGCGACATGTACGACCAGTACAAGGTGCGGTTCAACGTGCGCTCCGCCTCGGTCAACGACATGATCGGCTTGATCGCCCTGGAGCTCGAAGGCCCGGAGGACGACATGAACAAGGCCCTCGAATACTTCAAGAAGCGCGGGGTGCAGGTGGAGCCGATCGAATTGGACGTGATGGCGGGCTGA
- the cysK gene encoding cysteine synthase A produces the protein METILASIGHTPLIQLTRSVPPGAAKVYAKLERFNPGGSLKDRIVLRILSEAEKAGTLRPGGTVVAGTTGNSGIGLAYIGNVKKLKVILTMPENFSLERRRILECYGADVRLTPAEEGMKGAIRRAKEIAKETGAFLFAQFEDPETATAHELTTAKEILDALSLPVDAFVAGVGTSGTIMGVGRVMKGQGARIVAVEPASSPLLSEGRAGPHKIQGIGPGFVPTILDRSVIDEIVTISDEEAFEGSQEIARKEGILAGISCGAVFVAARRVARRLGTEKTVVTVFPDGGERYFSMRKYFQREK, from the coding sequence GTGGAAACGATCCTCGCATCCATCGGCCATACGCCCTTGATCCAACTCACCCGCTCCGTGCCGCCGGGCGCGGCGAAGGTCTACGCCAAGCTCGAGCGCTTCAATCCCGGCGGGTCGCTCAAGGACAGGATCGTGCTCCGGATTCTTTCGGAGGCGGAAAAGGCGGGAACTTTGAGACCCGGCGGGACGGTCGTGGCCGGCACGACGGGCAATTCCGGCATCGGGCTCGCCTACATCGGGAACGTCAAGAAGCTCAAGGTCATCCTGACGATGCCGGAGAACTTCAGCCTCGAGCGGCGGCGGATTTTGGAATGCTACGGGGCGGACGTGCGGCTCACCCCGGCGGAGGAAGGCATGAAGGGCGCCATCCGCCGGGCCAAGGAGATCGCCAAGGAGACCGGCGCCTTTCTCTTCGCCCAATTCGAGGACCCGGAAACCGCGACGGCGCACGAGTTGACGACGGCAAAGGAGATCCTGGACGCCCTCTCGCTGCCCGTCGACGCCTTCGTCGCGGGCGTCGGGACGAGCGGGACGATCATGGGCGTCGGCCGCGTGATGAAAGGCCAGGGCGCCCGCATCGTGGCCGTGGAACCGGCCTCCTCGCCCCTCCTTTCCGAGGGGCGCGCGGGCCCGCACAAGATTCAGGGGATCGGGCCCGGTTTCGTGCCGACGATCCTCGACCGGTCGGTCATCGACGAGATCGTGACCATCTCGGACGAGGAGGCCTTCGAGGGCTCCCAGGAAATCGCCCGGAAGGAGGGCATCCTGGCGGGCATCTCGTGCGGGGCGGTCTTCGTGGCGGCCCGCAGGGTTGCGCGGAGGCTCGGAACGGAGAAGACGGTCGTGACGGTCTTCCCCGACGGCGGGGAACGCTATTTCAGCATGAGGAAATATTTTCAGAGGGAAAAATAA
- a CDS encoding adenylate/guanylate cyclase domain-containing protein, whose translation MINPVGASAATGALASVIGAVSQVPPILSQYIAGSLAADQARTRLAPVLSSLTDMNDLRDPVDRLRRFVGGADLPNDEARSILAGVEGFLRSQPPAADPAASIAQGAAEALGSIVGPATPPLSGPLHRPSVTLPPPSMPRTVRMLPAGQEDRIACGQCQTLNPNDYNFCRHCGIPNPETQKTPKPERKLVTMVFTDFKGFTEACETQEPEVIGEVRDRYRTALNAIIVAHQGEVVKWIGDAVMAVWGATRSSEDDAVNAVKAAWALQQEVSRINQELGQLGQPHFLMRVGVHTGKALVLYAQDPGRARELDLLGADVNRAARTEPMCKPGSVLCTDTTYRAVLNRGTFFEFEKRDFLKGKRAGEIKDRIATYEVMRPSLQDETQLGRHGSDIRFIGRGEELERIRRGFEETVAQARGRLLIVSGKAGYGKSRLGREFLAELDALETDAFRVRMQGEDIQVRLPFRAVAQALRAHIQIGADEDDASAAGKLRDFVKNARRNDETNGFETDAQLIGNLLGVAFEHRSDEVQFILQNPTELRVRTLEAVTKVLEGLSRQKPVVLVLEDLHWMDAASTQFLRELLERLADRPVFALGLARPDFFEESQALVDGPYPVDAVHLEPFSRGLQNEMLREILSVEIADNVREFLLTQSDGNPFLLQEMARALNEGWRVEKIQGRLQFVADNGETVPRNAQQFLQTRFDRLKPAQKEVLRQFAVAATGMTVLELLTLQTEVRPDEISEILDHLSGKGFLSRGENGLYQFSHALLREAVYDRIPQQEREPMHGAWAERLEDLREDEPDVIAYHYEKARRPLVASRFYYEAAEKIGFKDTPESIAFYRKAHELSAGEPDRQFKYLRGWDNILYLSGKYAEEDEVFRRSESLLGGLPEIDRVGHLCRVGRSLIRRRRFEEAAAPLTEALALLDTLPEDPVTVRLKGHILVERAINLVSLGKLDESEAMYTEAAEIGRSTNDPLVLGRALWSLSFRESRLGNAFGSFTAVREASELFREIGDFNRYVFTVTNVGWNLTMLGAYDEAEAVLQQALGLTTRFRSPVQGMESLNDSMGRVLYLKGSLDEAIAFFEMNLVQHPDHRFLVFNLAYLAQAHLAKGNIDLAQAKADEALRIALSKKSSPEDLQENEAAARVVRAQIQLKRGDPRGALFESAKAMEILEKLKGVETFGFEIPLIHAELLLLLGRHDEVETLIGRTCRDLIAKAQNIPDAVYRRHFLDIQVHRDLLQMARELGLDTGAVIP comes from the coding sequence ATGATCAATCCCGTTGGAGCATCGGCCGCGACCGGCGCGCTGGCCTCCGTCATCGGCGCCGTCTCACAGGTCCCCCCCATCTTGAGCCAATATATCGCCGGCTCCCTCGCCGCCGATCAGGCGCGGACCCGGCTCGCCCCCGTCCTGTCGTCCCTCACGGACATGAACGATCTCCGGGATCCGGTGGACAGGCTCCGCCGTTTCGTCGGCGGCGCCGATCTGCCGAACGACGAGGCGCGATCGATCCTGGCTGGCGTTGAAGGCTTTCTCAGATCCCAGCCCCCTGCCGCCGATCCGGCCGCCTCCATCGCCCAAGGGGCCGCCGAGGCCTTGGGCTCCATCGTCGGGCCGGCGACGCCTCCCCTGTCCGGCCCGCTTCACCGGCCGTCCGTCACCCTCCCGCCGCCGTCGATGCCACGCACGGTGCGCATGCTTCCGGCGGGCCAGGAAGATCGGATCGCCTGCGGCCAGTGCCAAACCTTGAACCCGAACGACTACAATTTCTGCCGGCACTGCGGCATCCCCAACCCCGAGACTCAGAAAACCCCCAAGCCGGAGCGCAAGCTCGTGACGATGGTGTTCACCGACTTCAAGGGATTCACGGAAGCCTGCGAAACCCAGGAACCCGAAGTGATCGGAGAGGTGCGCGACCGCTATCGTACCGCGTTGAACGCCATCATCGTGGCCCACCAGGGCGAGGTGGTGAAATGGATCGGCGACGCCGTCATGGCGGTTTGGGGCGCCACCCGTTCATCGGAAGACGACGCCGTCAACGCCGTGAAGGCCGCCTGGGCCCTGCAACAGGAGGTCTCACGCATCAATCAAGAGCTCGGCCAGTTGGGCCAGCCGCACTTCCTCATGCGCGTAGGCGTCCACACGGGCAAGGCGCTCGTTCTCTACGCGCAGGACCCGGGCCGTGCCCGTGAGTTGGATCTGCTCGGGGCCGACGTCAACCGCGCCGCACGCACCGAGCCGATGTGCAAGCCGGGCTCCGTGCTTTGCACCGATACGACCTACCGGGCGGTCCTGAACCGAGGGACTTTTTTCGAATTCGAGAAACGCGATTTTCTCAAAGGCAAGCGGGCCGGCGAGATCAAAGACCGGATTGCCACCTACGAAGTCATGCGCCCCAGCCTCCAAGATGAGACTCAGCTGGGGAGGCACGGCTCCGACATCCGTTTCATCGGACGCGGAGAAGAACTTGAGCGCATTCGCCGCGGATTCGAAGAGACCGTGGCTCAAGCCCGGGGCCGTCTTCTCATCGTCTCCGGAAAAGCGGGCTATGGAAAGAGCCGTTTGGGCCGGGAATTCTTGGCCGAGTTGGACGCGCTCGAGACCGATGCCTTCCGCGTGAGAATGCAGGGTGAAGACATCCAGGTCCGTCTCCCTTTCCGCGCCGTCGCCCAGGCCCTCCGGGCGCACATTCAAATCGGAGCGGACGAAGACGACGCCTCGGCCGCCGGCAAACTCCGGGACTTTGTCAAGAACGCCCGCCGAAACGACGAGACGAACGGCTTCGAAACGGACGCCCAATTGATCGGCAACCTCCTGGGCGTCGCTTTCGAGCACCGGTCCGACGAAGTTCAATTCATCCTCCAAAATCCGACCGAGCTCCGCGTGCGCACGCTGGAGGCGGTCACCAAGGTTCTTGAGGGGCTCAGCCGGCAGAAGCCCGTCGTGCTCGTTTTGGAGGATCTCCATTGGATGGATGCCGCCTCCACCCAATTCCTGCGCGAACTCCTCGAACGCCTCGCCGACCGTCCCGTTTTCGCGCTCGGTCTCGCCCGCCCCGACTTTTTTGAGGAAAGCCAAGCCCTGGTCGACGGCCCGTACCCCGTCGACGCCGTTCACCTCGAACCGTTCTCGCGGGGCCTTCAAAACGAGATGTTGCGAGAGATCCTCTCGGTTGAGATCGCCGACAACGTCCGCGAGTTCCTGCTCACCCAATCCGACGGCAACCCGTTCCTGCTCCAGGAAATGGCGCGGGCCTTGAACGAAGGCTGGCGCGTCGAGAAGATCCAGGGGCGGCTACAGTTCGTCGCGGACAACGGTGAGACCGTCCCGCGCAACGCCCAGCAGTTCCTCCAGACCCGTTTCGACCGTCTGAAGCCGGCCCAAAAAGAGGTCCTCCGCCAGTTTGCCGTCGCGGCGACGGGCATGACGGTCTTGGAGCTTTTGACCCTTCAAACCGAAGTCCGGCCCGACGAGATCAGCGAAATTCTGGACCATTTGAGCGGCAAGGGATTCTTGAGCCGCGGCGAGAACGGCCTGTATCAGTTTTCCCACGCCCTGCTCCGCGAGGCGGTGTACGACCGCATACCGCAGCAGGAACGCGAGCCCATGCACGGGGCCTGGGCCGAAAGACTGGAGGACCTGAGGGAAGACGAACCCGACGTGATCGCCTACCACTACGAAAAGGCCCGCCGGCCTCTCGTGGCCTCCCGCTTCTATTACGAGGCGGCGGAAAAGATCGGATTCAAAGATACCCCCGAATCCATCGCCTTTTATCGCAAGGCCCATGAACTCTCCGCGGGCGAACCGGACCGGCAGTTCAAGTATTTGCGCGGCTGGGACAACATTCTCTATTTGAGCGGCAAATATGCCGAGGAGGACGAGGTCTTCCGGCGCTCGGAATCGCTCTTGGGCGGCCTGCCGGAGATCGACCGGGTGGGCCACCTCTGCCGCGTCGGCCGCTCGCTCATCCGCAGACGGCGCTTCGAGGAGGCTGCGGCGCCGCTCACCGAGGCCCTGGCCCTCTTGGACACGCTCCCTGAAGACCCGGTCACCGTCAGGCTCAAGGGCCACATCCTGGTGGAGCGCGCGATCAATCTCGTCTCGCTCGGGAAACTCGACGAGTCGGAGGCGATGTACACCGAAGCCGCGGAAATCGGCCGCTCGACTAACGATCCGCTCGTTCTCGGGCGCGCCCTCTGGAGCCTCTCCTTCCGCGAGAGCCGGCTGGGGAACGCCTTCGGGTCCTTCACGGCCGTGCGCGAGGCTTCGGAACTCTTCCGCGAGATCGGCGACTTCAACCGCTACGTCTTCACCGTCACGAACGTGGGATGGAACCTCACCATGCTCGGCGCCTACGACGAGGCCGAGGCCGTCTTGCAACAGGCATTGGGGTTGACGACCCGCTTCCGCAGCCCGGTGCAAGGGATGGAGTCGCTCAACGACTCGATGGGCCGCGTTTTGTACCTGAAGGGAAGCCTGGACGAAGCCATAGCCTTCTTTGAAATGAACCTGGTCCAGCATCCGGACCACCGATTCCTGGTCTTCAATCTCGCCTATCTCGCGCAGGCCCACCTCGCCAAAGGCAACATCGACCTGGCCCAGGCGAAGGCCGACGAGGCGCTGCGGATCGCCTTGTCCAAAAAAAGCTCTCCTGAGGACCTGCAGGAAAACGAGGCGGCGGCGCGCGTCGTTCGGGCCCAGATCCAGCTCAAGCGCGGCGATCCGCGCGGGGCGCTCTTTGAAAGCGCGAAAGCCATGGAGATCCTGGAGAAACTGAAGGGCGTCGAGACGTTCGGGTTCGAGATCCCCCTCATCCACGCCGAACTTCTCCTGCTGCTCGGGCGTCACGACGAGGTCGAGACGCTGATCGGCCGCACCTGCCGCGACCTCATCGCGAAGGCCCAAAACATCCCGGACGCCGTTTACCGTCGTCATTTTCTCGACATCCAGGTCCACCGCGATCTCCTTCAAATGGCCCGGGAACTGGGGCTTGACACTGGGGCCGTCATTCCCTAA
- a CDS encoding pyridoxal-phosphate dependent enzyme, which translates to MLISSILDKIGNTPLVRIREIGKELPQVRSGKVKIYGKVEYFNPGGSIKDRPAFRMIKEGLKSGRLTKDKVIMDPTSGNTGVAYAMIGAALGLQVELVMPGNVSQQRKNIVTTFGAKITYSSPMEGSDGAIRLAHKLKAENPERYFMPDQYNNEFNPKSHYDTTGVEIWRQTEGRVTHFVAGIGTGGTIMGTGRRLKDYNKDVRIIAVEPDNALHGLEGLKHMASSIVPGIYKERELDGKIPMPTEPAYDMCERLAREEGLIVGHSAGAAVVGALQIAQKIGEGVIVTILCDHGDRYFTMLDWERDVQDLPYKDVGI; encoded by the coding sequence ATGCTGATTTCGTCGATCCTAGACAAAATCGGGAACACGCCCCTCGTCCGCATCCGCGAGATCGGCAAGGAATTGCCCCAGGTCCGCTCGGGAAAGGTCAAGATCTACGGCAAGGTCGAGTATTTCAACCCCGGCGGTTCGATCAAGGACCGGCCGGCGTTCCGGATGATCAAGGAGGGGCTCAAGTCGGGCCGGTTGACCAAGGACAAGGTCATCATGGACCCGACGTCCGGCAATACCGGGGTGGCCTATGCCATGATCGGGGCGGCCCTCGGCCTCCAAGTCGAGCTCGTGATGCCCGGGAACGTGAGCCAGCAACGCAAGAACATCGTCACCACGTTCGGGGCCAAGATCACCTACTCGTCCCCGATGGAGGGCTCCGACGGGGCGATCCGGCTGGCGCACAAGCTGAAGGCCGAGAACCCGGAACGATATTTCATGCCCGACCAGTACAACAACGAGTTCAACCCGAAGTCCCATTACGACACGACGGGCGTCGAGATCTGGCGGCAGACGGAGGGAAGGGTCACCCACTTCGTGGCCGGCATCGGCACCGGCGGGACGATCATGGGCACGGGGCGGAGGCTCAAGGACTACAACAAGGACGTCCGGATCATCGCCGTGGAGCCGGACAACGCCCTGCACGGCTTGGAGGGCCTGAAGCACATGGCGAGCTCGATCGTGCCCGGCATCTACAAGGAGCGGGAATTGGACGGCAAGATCCCCATGCCCACCGAGCCCGCCTACGACATGTGCGAGAGGCTCGCGCGGGAGGAAGGGTTGATCGTCGGCCACTCCGCGGGAGCCGCCGTGGTCGGGGCGCTGCAGATCGCCCAGAAGATCGGGGAAGGCGTGATCGTCACGATCCTGTGCGATCACGGGGACCGGTATTTCACGATGCTGGACTGGGAAAGGGACGTTCAGGACCTGCCGTACAAGGACGTGGGGATTTAG
- a CDS encoding M67 family metallopeptidase, which produces MLTICQEILDQIAAHAVTHYSDEACGFLIGEKGQDSVTEFIPVRNVYDEMRAKYPETYPRTAKTAYLIDPREHRRVFDDAARDGREVKAIYHSHTDHDAYFSQEDRLVAAPWGEPNYPGVSYIVVSVWDGRLKEINEFSWDNAKNDFVQRKLT; this is translated from the coding sequence GTGTTAACCATCTGCCAAGAAATCTTGGACCAAATCGCCGCCCACGCGGTGACGCATTATTCCGACGAGGCCTGCGGCTTTCTCATCGGCGAGAAGGGCCAGGACTCCGTGACGGAATTCATCCCCGTCCGGAACGTCTACGATGAGATGCGCGCCAAGTACCCGGAGACCTACCCGCGCACGGCCAAGACCGCCTACCTGATCGATCCGCGCGAGCATCGGAGGGTCTTCGATGACGCGGCCAGGGACGGACGGGAAGTAAAGGCCATCTACCACTCTCACACCGACCACGACGCCTATTTCTCGCAGGAGGACCGGTTGGTCGCCGCTCCCTGGGGCGAACCGAATTATCCGGGCGTGTCGTACATCGTCGTCTCCGTCTGGGACGGCCGGTTGAAGGAGATCAACGAATTTTCGTGGGACAACGCCAAGAACGATTTTGTGCAACGCAAATTAACGTGA
- a CDS encoding threonine synthase: MSFVKGLKCRECGHHLPVMPTHVCEFCFGPLEVDYNYEEIARSLTKEKIQKRPQTMWRYRELLPIDHDPTVGVEAGFTPLIHAKNLAKALGLKELWVKNDAVSYPTLSFKDRVVSVALSKAREFDFKVAACASTGNLANSVAANAAAAGMEAYVFIPHDLEAGKVLGTLVFGAHVIGIRGTYDDVNRLCSEVAAKYKWAFVNINVRPYYAEGSKTLGYEIMEQLGWKLPDHIVVPMASGSLLTKIHKAIKEFCKLGFIASDKCRVHGAQATGCSPISTALKSGWDLFKPVKPDTIAKSLAIGNPADGFYAMTSMKETGGTAEDVSDEEIIDAIKLLAETEGIFTETAGGVTLGVAKKLVKQGRIKKDESVVLCITGNGLKTQEAVQGHVGKAKIIHAKIDEFDELQKK; encoded by the coding sequence ATGTCGTTCGTCAAAGGACTCAAATGCCGCGAATGCGGCCACCACCTTCCGGTCATGCCGACGCACGTCTGCGAATTCTGCTTCGGCCCCTTGGAGGTCGACTACAACTACGAGGAGATCGCCCGCTCCCTGACCAAGGAGAAGATCCAGAAGCGGCCGCAGACGATGTGGCGCTACCGCGAGCTCCTTCCCATCGACCATGACCCGACGGTCGGCGTCGAGGCCGGCTTCACGCCGCTCATCCACGCCAAGAATCTGGCGAAGGCCTTGGGGCTGAAGGAGCTGTGGGTCAAGAACGACGCCGTCAGCTACCCGACCCTCTCGTTCAAGGACCGCGTCGTCTCCGTCGCCCTCTCCAAGGCGCGGGAGTTCGACTTCAAGGTGGCGGCCTGCGCCTCCACCGGAAACCTCGCCAACTCCGTCGCCGCGAACGCCGCGGCGGCCGGCATGGAGGCCTACGTCTTCATCCCGCACGACCTGGAGGCCGGAAAGGTTCTCGGAACGCTCGTCTTCGGCGCGCACGTCATCGGCATCCGCGGCACCTACGACGACGTCAACCGCCTCTGCAGCGAGGTCGCGGCCAAGTACAAGTGGGCCTTCGTCAACATCAACGTCCGCCCGTACTACGCGGAGGGCTCCAAGACGTTGGGCTACGAGATCATGGAGCAGCTGGGCTGGAAGCTGCCGGACCACATCGTCGTCCCGATGGCCTCCGGCTCCCTCCTCACGAAGATCCACAAGGCGATCAAGGAATTCTGCAAGCTCGGCTTCATCGCCTCGGACAAGTGCCGCGTTCATGGCGCCCAGGCGACCGGCTGTTCGCCGATCTCAACCGCCCTCAAGAGCGGCTGGGACCTGTTCAAGCCGGTCAAGCCCGACACGATCGCCAAGTCGCTCGCCATCGGCAATCCCGCGGACGGTTTCTACGCCATGACGTCCATGAAGGAGACGGGGGGCACCGCGGAGGACGTCTCCGACGAGGAGATCATCGACGCGATCAAGCTGCTCGCCGAGACCGAGGGCATCTTCACGGAGACGGCCGGCGGCGTCACGCTCGGGGTCGCCAAGAAGCTCGTGAAACAGGGCCGGATCAAGAAGGACGAGTCGGTCGTCTTGTGCATCACCGGGAACGGACTCAAGACCCAGGAGGCCGTGCAGGGCCACGTGGGCAAGGCCAAGATCATACACGCAAAGATCGACGAGTTCGACGAACTGCAGAAAAAATAG
- a CDS encoding transglycosylase SLT domain-containing protein, whose translation MKGYKVTQSADRTKIDKVIPSLEKVRNVDAAIRDYVLYSLGWAYWHRRQCGEARQAFSELAENYPDSRWFPLADAQVRSPEDCPSLEAQEIPVPAEDCGAVGEGRDGKEAADCWFASRQYRKAKEIYRRLSPTVEILTQLSKAAARSQDFETAIRANEDLRRLFPKSREGQEALRRIAFLHQDSGDYASALRVLKDLVARTKARSEKRLYLERMGWCHFRLEQYEAAVDRFDDALALEETPRSLYWKGRSLERLGRNDEAEEVLHQVVLVYGGRYYGIRAAERLGSRLHGGKTSVSATLESWWTRIPGGIVWDRWSSSAEASRDLERVHELTDLGLIEDAAVETRRSRIRLGLQLPPDPTQIRKDGGGGFTFVIRSPHAEDGEYRIPYADHLFSEFKKAGVAGIDPLLLFAMMRQESRFREDIVSPAGAIGLLQIMPATGRRLAADAGWDEYRSEWLYDPFTNIDLSVRYVEKLSKMFEGRWYAVAASYNAGEQVVSEWFRQRKNFLEEEFIEEIPYQETRDYVMKIYANWKAYKVIYGETEGSARASTASR comes from the coding sequence TTGAAGGGGTACAAAGTAACCCAATCCGCGGATCGGACCAAGATCGACAAGGTCATTCCTTCCTTGGAGAAGGTGCGGAACGTCGACGCCGCCATCCGGGATTACGTCCTCTATTCCTTGGGGTGGGCCTACTGGCATCGGAGGCAATGCGGGGAAGCCCGTCAGGCCTTTTCGGAATTGGCGGAAAATTATCCTGACAGCCGCTGGTTTCCCCTCGCCGACGCCCAGGTCCGTTCGCCGGAGGATTGTCCGTCCTTGGAGGCGCAGGAGATCCCCGTCCCGGCGGAGGATTGCGGGGCGGTCGGTGAAGGCCGGGACGGCAAGGAGGCGGCCGATTGCTGGTTCGCCTCCCGCCAGTACCGGAAGGCCAAGGAGATCTATCGAAGGCTCTCACCCACCGTCGAAATCCTGACCCAGCTCTCCAAGGCGGCGGCGCGCAGCCAGGACTTCGAAACGGCGATCCGGGCCAACGAAGACCTTCGAAGGCTCTTTCCCAAGTCACGGGAGGGTCAGGAGGCCTTGAGGAGGATCGCCTTCCTTCATCAGGATTCGGGCGATTACGCCTCCGCTCTGAGGGTCCTCAAGGACCTTGTGGCCCGGACCAAGGCCCGGTCGGAGAAGCGGCTTTATTTGGAACGCATGGGCTGGTGCCACTTCCGGCTCGAGCAGTACGAGGCCGCCGTGGACCGTTTTGACGACGCGCTCGCCTTGGAGGAAACGCCCCGAAGTCTGTACTGGAAGGGGCGAAGCCTGGAGCGTCTCGGCCGGAACGACGAAGCGGAGGAAGTGCTGCATCAGGTGGTCCTCGTGTACGGGGGCCGGTACTACGGCATCCGCGCCGCGGAAAGGCTCGGGAGCCGGCTTCACGGGGGCAAGACGTCCGTGTCCGCGACCCTCGAGAGCTGGTGGACCCGCATCCCCGGGGGGATCGTCTGGGACCGGTGGTCAAGCTCGGCCGAGGCGTCCCGGGACCTCGAACGGGTCCACGAGCTGACGGACCTGGGATTGATCGAGGACGCGGCGGTGGAGACGCGCCGGTCTCGGATCCGGCTGGGGCTCCAGCTTCCTCCCGATCCCACGCAAATTCGAAAGGATGGCGGGGGAGGGTTTACGTTCGTGATCAGGAGTCCGCACGCCGAAGACGGCGAATACCGCATTCCCTACGCCGACCATCTGTTCAGCGAGTTCAAAAAGGCCGGTGTTGCCGGCATCGACCCTCTTCTCCTCTTCGCGATGATGCGCCAGGAGAGCCGGTTCCGGGAAGACATCGTCTCTCCCGCGGGAGCGATCGGCCTCCTCCAGATCATGCCCGCCACGGGGAGGAGGCTCGCGGCGGACGCCGGCTGGGACGAATACCGGTCCGAGTGGCTCTACGACCCGTTCACCAACATCGACCTGTCGGTCCGCTACGTCGAGAAGCTCTCCAAGATGTTCGAGGGGCGGTGGTACGCCGTGGCCGCCTCCTACAACGCGGGCGAACAGGTGGTCTCCGAATGGTTCCGGCAGAGGAAGAACTTCCTGGAGGAGGAGTTCATCGAGGAGATCCCCTATCAGGAGACGCGTGATTACGTGATGAAGATCTACGCGAACTGGAAGGCGTACAAGGTGATCTACGGAGAGACGGAGGGCAGCGCCCGCGCCTCGACCGCCTCCCGGTAA
- a CDS encoding radical SAM protein: MENLGLLKLQLLYYGIRAGEGLPSPLANPFGLVHLVLPDKTPVSVHRNDNGRESPFTLKKDGARFHLDIADRECVPVKWTPPLTCYQKKTSSGLPVADILTVHGDFIAVHPSHACRFGQSGLSCRYCGSSKELSQHPPFTPRDLVEAVQIVLKEKRCDLVALSSGRVDTDDGGVEKLAMWVAEIRKHLNVLISLDLVPPASNDWIDQTYAMGVDAVYYDTDFFNPNDEPKKDFEKHKTRQLEALEYAGKIFPTGAVLSHLVVGLEPLEETKKSIDLLIDRGVVPVLTYFPPYDGSSLRARWTATPEAIVPLYAHLYERLVRTHINPQWVQQYDVVLTPLEGRFFSEQSARYHLKLKHFYETGFGRALRFGLAGLRRHLRVREVPRG; encoded by the coding sequence ATGGAAAACCTAGGACTCCTCAAACTGCAGTTGCTGTACTACGGCATTCGCGCCGGCGAGGGTCTCCCCTCTCCTCTCGCGAACCCGTTCGGGCTGGTGCATTTGGTGCTGCCCGATAAGACGCCGGTAAGCGTTCACCGCAACGACAACGGCAGGGAGTCCCCTTTCACGCTGAAAAAGGACGGCGCTCGCTTCCACTTGGACATCGCGGACCGGGAATGCGTCCCGGTGAAGTGGACTCCGCCTCTCACGTGTTATCAGAAAAAGACGTCCTCCGGTCTGCCGGTCGCCGACATCCTGACGGTGCACGGAGACTTCATCGCCGTTCACCCCTCGCACGCCTGCCGCTTCGGGCAATCGGGTCTTTCCTGCCGTTATTGCGGATCGTCCAAGGAACTCTCTCAACATCCTCCGTTCACGCCGCGCGACTTGGTGGAAGCCGTCCAGATCGTGCTGAAGGAGAAACGTTGCGACCTCGTCGCCCTCTCGTCGGGCCGCGTGGATACGGATGACGGCGGCGTCGAAAAGCTCGCCATGTGGGTGGCCGAGATCCGGAAGCACCTGAATGTCTTGATCTCCCTCGACCTCGTGCCTCCGGCGAGCAACGACTGGATCGACCAGACCTACGCCATGGGGGTCGACGCCGTTTACTACGACACCGATTTCTTCAATCCAAACGACGAACCGAAGAAGGATTTTGAAAAACACAAGACGCGCCAGCTCGAGGCGTTGGAATACGCGGGGAAGATTTTTCCGACGGGCGCCGTTCTTTCGCACTTGGTGGTCGGCCTCGAACCCCTGGAGGAGACCAAAAAAAGCATCGATCTGCTGATCGACCGCGGCGTCGTCCCCGTGCTGACCTACTTCCCTCCCTATGACGGATCCTCGCTGCGAGCCCGATGGACGGCGACTCCCGAGGCGATCGTTCCCCTCTACGCCCACTTGTATGAGCGGCTGGTCAGGACGCACATCAATCCTCAATGGGTTCAGCAGTATGACGTCGTCTTGACGCCTTTGGAGGGCCGGTTTTTCTCCGAACAATCGGCTCGATACCATTTGAAACTCAAACACTTCTACGAAACGGGCTTCGGGCGGGCGCTGCGCTTCGGCTTGGCCGGCCTGCGCCGCCATCTCCGCGTCCGGGAGGTGCCCCGAGGATGA
- a CDS encoding ubiquitin-like small modifier protein 1 — protein sequence MMAKVRIPTPLQKLTRNQGEVAASGATVKDVLADLEKQFPGIRERLYDEKGALRRFVNFYVNNEDIRFMSGETTPVKDGDEVSIVPAIAGGNA from the coding sequence ATCATGGCCAAAGTCAGAATCCCAACCCCCCTGCAGAAACTGACCCGCAATCAGGGTGAAGTCGCCGCCTCGGGCGCGACGGTCAAGGACGTCCTCGCCGACCTGGAGAAACAGTTCCCGGGGATCCGCGAGCGCCTCTATGACGAGAAGGGCGCGCTCCGGCGGTTCGTGAACTTCTACGTCAACAACGAGGACATCCGCTTCATGAGCGGCGAGACGACCCCGGTGAAGGACGGCGACGAGGTCTCGATCGTTCCCGCGATCGCCGGTGGAAACGCGTAA